The following proteins are co-located in the Tripterygium wilfordii isolate XIE 37 chromosome 2, ASM1340144v1, whole genome shotgun sequence genome:
- the LOC120016630 gene encoding uncharacterized protein LOC120016630, with translation MASTSAVSMAMPLTQANQKRVVPSSDALFKPLPVRPSRVMAASKSSGRLQVKASLKEKAVTALTAAALTASMVIPDVAEAADSGVSPSLKNFLLSIVAGGVVLVALAGAVVGVANFDPVKRT, from the coding sequence ATGGCTTCAACTTCAGCAGTTTCAATGGCTATGCCACTAACTCAGGCAAATCAAAAGAGGGTGGTGCCAAGCTCCGATGCCCTGTTCAAGCCACTGCCAGTGAGGCCTTCAAGAGTCATGGCAGCATCAAAATCCAGTGGAAGACTTCAAGTCAAGGCTTCCCTGAAGGAGAAAGCTGTTACCGCACTCACCGCGGCAGCTTTGACAGCTTCCATGGTTATACCTGATGTAGCAGAAGCTGCTGATTCTGGGGTTTCTCCATCTCTCAAGAACTTCTTACTCAGCATTGTAGCTGGTGGTGTGGTGCTTGTCGCCCTTGCTGGTGCTGTGGTTGGTGTCGCAAATTTTGACCCTGTCAAGCGaacctga